Below is a genomic region from Parageobacillus toebii NBRC 107807.
ATAATAATTGGCATATCGTATTTTTTCCGTACTTCCCGACAAACTTCCATACCGTCTTTTTGCGGAAGCATAATATCAAGCAAAATAAGATCCGGCATTATTTCCTCGACTTTTTGCAACGCTTCTTCTCCATCGTAAGCACAAATTACCTCATATCCTTCTTTTTGCAAATTAAATTGCAAAATATCCGCAATCGGCTTCTCATCATCAACAACGAGAATTCGTTTTTCCATCATTCTCTTCACATCCTTCCTTTTACGATGGAATCAGAATAGATTTACCATTATTAATTTATCATGTTATCAAAATGAAATCACTCATAACCATTTGCCATTTAAAGAAGAAACAAAAAGAAAAGCATAGATACATTGCTGCATCTACGCTTTTATTATACATATTATAAATATTTCACGCATATACGCTGCGAACAACATTTGTTTGCGAACGATCTGGACCGACAGAGAAAATCGATAACGGAATGCCCGTTAATTGAGAAATGCGTTCTACATAATGGCGGGCGTTGACTGGCAGTTCGTCCAGACTTTTTACACCGGTAATATCTTCTGACCATCCTGGAAGTTCCTCATAAATTGGCTCACATTCCGCTAGCACTTTTAAGCTTGCCGGAAATTCTTCGATCACTTTTCCTTTATAGCGATAAGCAACACATATTTTTAACGTTTCAATACCAGTAAGAACGTCAATCGAGTTTAACGATAAATCTGTAATACCGCTAACCCGACGAGCATGGCGAACAACAACGCTATCAAACCAACCGACACGGCGTGGACGGCCTGTCGTTGTTCCATATTCACGGCCGACTTCTCGGATGCGGTCGCCAATTTCATCATGTAATTCTGTCGGGAATGGACCGTCGCCGACACGAGTCGTATACGCTTTTGCAACCCCGACGACATGTTTAATTTTCGTTGGTCCGACGCCAGCACCGATCGTCACGCCACCGGCGACTGGATTTGAGGAAGTAACAAATGGATAGGTTCCTTGGTCAATATCAAGCATGACGCCTTGTGCGCCTTCAAAGAGAACACGGCGCCCTTCATCAAGAGCGTTATTTAACACTACAGACGTATCGCAAACATATTTGGCAATTTGTTGTCCATATTCGTAATATTCATCTAAAATATCTTCTAGCTTAAATCCTTCGACGCCGTATACTTTTTCAAAAAGGACATTTTTCTCTTGCAAATTACGAGCCAATTTTTCTTCAAATACTTCGCGATCTAACAAATCGACAATGCGGATGCCGACGCGCGCCGCCTTATCCATATACGCAGGTCCGATCCCTTTTTTTGTCGTGCCGATTTTGTTTGCGCCTTTCCGCTCTTCTTCGAGTTCATCCAGTTTTAAATGGTATGGCAAAATAACATGCGCACGATTGCTAATGCGTAAATTATCAGTTGAAATGCCGCGATCGTGCAAATATTTCAACTCCGCCACTAATGCTTTCGGGTCAACTACCATTCCATTTCCGATGACACAAATTTTATCTTTATAAAAAATTCCGGACGGAATTAAATGCAATTTATACTTCTCTCCATTAAAGACAATCGTATGCCCAGCATTGTTTCCGCCTTGGTATCTTGCAATGACTTCCGCATTTTCTGATAAAAAGTCAGTAATTTTCCCTTTTCCTTCATCGCCCCATTGCGTCCCGACAACGACGACTGACGACATGGCGAGCACCTCCACCTTTAACTCGATATAAACATTGTAAGTGTAGCAGTTTTTCAAGGGAAAGTCAATAAAACACGAACATTTATATATATTAATCATTTATTATTCGTGTATTAACCTCTCCTACCTTCATTCCATAAAGAGGTGGGAGTTTCTTACTACCTCTATCGAAAAAGCTTCCGCGTAGAATAAAGGTGATCTCCTTCTACTCGAGCCTGCATCGGGAGGCTTCTCGTGAAAATGAAAAAATATAAGGTGCCTCTAAAAAAAGCGGCACCTGTTCTTCATTATGCTCCTGGCGGAATTTGCGCATCATCAAAACGGCGTTCCAAATTAACGAACTTGTTGTATTCTTTAATAAATGCAAGCTGTACGGTCCCGACTGGGCCGTTCCGCTGTTTGGCAATAATGATCTCAATAATATTTTTATTCTCCGAATCTTTATTGTAATAATCGTCGCGGTATAAAAAGGCGACAATATCCGCATCTTGCTCGATGCTTCCGGATTCACGGATATCGGACATCATCGGCCGCTTATCTTGGCGCTGCTCGACGCTTCGAGAAAGCTGGGATAAAGCGATCACCGGCACTTCTAATTCACGAGCCAACGCTTTTAAAGAACGGGAGATTTCCGAAACTTCTTGTTGGCGGTTTTCTCTATTTCTGCCACTTCCTTGAATGAGCTGCAAGTAGTCGATGACAACCATGCCAAGACCGCTTTCTTGCTTTAAGCGGCGGCATTTGGCGCGAATATCGCTGACACGGACGCTAGGCGTATCATCGATATAAATGCCGGCGTTCGACAAGCTTCCCATCGCCATCGTTAGCTTGCCCCAGTCTTCCGGCGTTAACCTCCCTGTCCGTAAATTTTGCGCGTTGATATTTCCTTCCGCGCACAACATCCGCATCACTAGTTGCTGGGCGCTCATTTCCAAACTAAAAATCGCGACGTTTTCATTCGTCTTTGTCGCTACGTTTTGCGCAATATTTAAAGCAAATGCCGTTTTCCCTACAGAAGGACGGGCCGCAACAATAATAAAATCGCTGCGCTGAAATCCCGATGTCATGCGGTCAAGCTCGGTAAATCCAGTCGGGATTCCCGTCACCTCGCCTTTTCGATTATGGAGCATTTCAATATTATCGTACGTCTGCACAAGGACATCTTTAATATTTTTAAATGCGCCTGAATGTTTGCGCTGTGAAATCTCCATGATTTTCTGTTCTGCTTCGTCAAGCAAAACATCTACTTCATCTTCTCTTGTGTAACCGTCTTGCGCAATCGACGTGGCGGTGCGAATCAAGCGGCGCAACACCGATTTTTCTTCCACGATGCGCGCGTAATATTCAACGTTTGCCGCCGTTGGTACAGCATCGGCCAGTTCGCTTAAGTATGACACTCCGCCGACTTCTTCCAATTGCTGCGTATCGGCAAGCTCCGCCGTCACTGTGACTAAATCGACAGGCTCTCCTTTATCCGCAACGCGAAGCATCGCATGGAAAATTTTTTGATGGGAAGCACGATAAAAATCTTCCGGAATTAAAATTTCCGAAGCTAATGTTAAGGCGGAAGGATCAAGAAATATAGCACCTAACACAGCCTGTTCCGCCTCGATGCTTTGCGGAGGAATTCGTTCTGAAAATAGATCGTTCATGTGATTTCACCACCTTTTTCCCCCGTTTTTCCTGCCATAAGAAAAATGTGATTATATGAGGAAAACATCCTCATAAAATCACATTTTATTCTCATGTTACCGATATTGATGGGGAAACGAATTTACTTTTGTTCGGTCACATGTACTTTTAATGTTGCTGTGACTTCCGGATGAAGTTTTACAGGTACATTCGTATATCCTAATGAACGAATGGCATCGTCCAGTTCGATTTTACGCTTATCAATTTTAATTTGGTGCTGGGATTGAAGAGCTTCAGCAATTTGTTTGCTTGTAATCGATCCAAATAAACGACCGCCTTCCCCAGCTTTCGCGGACAATTCCACCGTTATTTGTTCTAGCTTTTCTTTTAATTGTTTTGCTTTTGCAAGCTCCTCTTCCGCTTGCCGTTGTTCTTTTCGTTTTTGCGCCTCTAGCGCTTTTATGTTTGCTGGTGTTGCTTCAATGGCAAGCCCTTGTTTAAAAAGGAAATTGTTTGCGTATCCGTCAGCGACGTTTTTAATTTCCCCTTTTTTTCCTTTTCCTTTTACATCTTTAAGAAAGATGACTTTCATGATTCCTTACCTCCTTCTAGATAATCATCAATTGCTGCTCGCAGGCGCTGTTCTGCTTCTTCTATCGTTATATCGGAAAGCTGTGTAGCAGCATTGGTTAAATGGCCGCCTCCTCCTAAGCTTTCCATAATGATTTGAACATTGATATCTCCTAAGGAGCGAGCACTAATGCCAATCGTTTGGTCCGTTCGCTTTGAGATAACAAACGAAGCAACGACTCCGCTTAATGTTAATAGCGTATCAGCCGCTTGGGCAATTAACACTTGATCATATGTTTCTGTTGGATCCCCTTTTGCAATGGCGATTCCTCTCGAATCGATAGACGCATTTTCAATAATTTTTGCCCGCTTTACATAATTTGTGATACTTTCTTTTAGCAATTTTTGCACTAAAACAGTGTCAGCGCCTTGAGCACGTAAATAAGAAGCAGCATCAAACGTCCGTGAACCTGTGCGAAGCGTAAAACTTTTCGTATCAACCACAATTCCTGCAAGAAGCGCCGTCGCCTCCAACATCGACAGCTTCATCCGTTTTGGCTGATATTCTAACAGTTCAGTCACCAGTTCAGAAGTGGAAGACGCATATGGTTCCATATAAACAAGAATCGGATCATTAATAAATTCTTCACCGCGACGATGATGGTCAATAACAACAATATGATCTGTACGGTATAATAATCTTTCTTCTACGACTAATGAAGGACGGTGCGTATCAACAACAATAACCAACGTATCCTCTGTAACCAACTCAAGCCCTTGTTCTGGCTTAATAAATCTTGACCATAGCTCCGAATGCTTTTTCAATTCCTCAATTAAACGTTGTGCCCCAGAATTCGTTCGTGCCGTATCAATGACGATAAATCCCTCTTTTTGATTGGATTGTACTAGCTTTAAAATTCCGATAGCAGCTCCAAGTGCGTCCATATCTGGGTATTTATGCCCCATAATCAGCACTTTGTCGCTTTCTGTAATCAATTCCCTAAGCGCATGAGAAATGACACGGGCACGAACCCTTGTACGTTTCTCCATTGGATTGGTCTTTCCACCATAAAACTTCACTTTCCCGTTGCCTTGTTTAATGGCAACCTGGTCGCCGCCGCGGCCTAGCGCTAAATCTAAACCGGATTGTGCCAACAATCCCAATTCCGGAAGCGATGATACACCAGTGCCAATCCCAATACTTAACGTTAACTGGACATTATATTTCATCGTCTGTTCACGGACTTCGTCTAAAATGGAAAACTTGCTTTTTTCCAATTGCTTGAGAATATGCTCATTCAAGACAGCGATAAACCGCTCGGACGACGTCCGTTTTAAAAATAGCCCATAATCATTCGCCCATTTGTTCAAAATGGACGTCACATGGCTATTCATCTGGCTTTTCGCCTGGTCATCCATTCCTTGTGTAATTTCATCATAATTATCAAGGAAAATAATGGCTAATACTAATCGTTCTGCCTCATATTGTTTTTGTAATTCTACCTGCTCCGTCACATCGAAAAAGTAAAGAAGCCTTTCCTCGCGTCTTATAATGACTTTAAATTGCCTTCCATGAATGTTAATGATTTCTTCATTTATTTGCTCCTGCTTCAATAAAACGACTAATGGATCAGAAAGATCATATAACGAACGGCCTATTAACGTCTGCTCTTTAAAGCAAGAAGCTAAAAATTGATTCGCCCATTCTACCTCATAGTCATCATTAATCAACATGATTCCAATGGGCATTTCCATTAATGCTTCTTCGCCAACTTTTTTAATTCGATACGACAAGTTGGAAATATATTGCTCAAGCTCTGCATATAATGACCGTTGTGAATGGATCACGTAATAAAGTACAAAACCAAGGAGCAAAAAGCTAACTATCCCTAATATCCATTGAAAATAAAACAAAAACGCTGCAAAAACAACCGATAATGCAATAAAAGCGTATAAGGGATAGCGATACGCTTTCCTTTCATAAAAATGAGACATTCAAAAGTCAGCTCCTACATAGAAAAATAATCTGCCTTATTCAATTATCATATGCGTTTTCGCAAATCAAATCCTAAATCAATTATACCTAATATCGCGATAAGATAAAGTAAAAAAGGCAGGAATAAGCATAGGA
It encodes:
- a CDS encoding DHH family phosphoesterase encodes the protein MSHFYERKAYRYPLYAFIALSVVFAAFLFYFQWILGIVSFLLLGFVLYYVIHSQRSLYAELEQYISNLSYRIKKVGEEALMEMPIGIMLINDDYEVEWANQFLASCFKEQTLIGRSLYDLSDPLVVLLKQEQINEEIINIHGRQFKVIIRREERLLYFFDVTEQVELQKQYEAERLVLAIIFLDNYDEITQGMDDQAKSQMNSHVTSILNKWANDYGLFLKRTSSERFIAVLNEHILKQLEKSKFSILDEVREQTMKYNVQLTLSIGIGTGVSSLPELGLLAQSGLDLALGRGGDQVAIKQGNGKVKFYGGKTNPMEKRTRVRARVISHALRELITESDKVLIMGHKYPDMDALGAAIGILKLVQSNQKEGFIVIDTARTNSGAQRLIEELKKHSELWSRFIKPEQGLELVTEDTLVIVVDTHRPSLVVEERLLYRTDHIVVIDHHRRGEEFINDPILVYMEPYASSTSELVTELLEYQPKRMKLSMLEATALLAGIVVDTKSFTLRTGSRTFDAASYLRAQGADTVLVQKLLKESITNYVKRAKIIENASIDSRGIAIAKGDPTETYDQVLIAQAADTLLTLSGVVASFVISKRTDQTIGISARSLGDINVQIIMESLGGGGHLTNAATQLSDITIEEAEQRLRAAIDDYLEGGKES
- a CDS encoding adenylosuccinate synthase, which gives rise to MSSVVVVGTQWGDEGKGKITDFLSENAEVIARYQGGNNAGHTIVFNGEKYKLHLIPSGIFYKDKICVIGNGMVVDPKALVAELKYLHDRGISTDNLRISNRAHVILPYHLKLDELEEERKGANKIGTTKKGIGPAYMDKAARVGIRIVDLLDREVFEEKLARNLQEKNVLFEKVYGVEGFKLEDILDEYYEYGQQIAKYVCDTSVVLNNALDEGRRVLFEGAQGVMLDIDQGTYPFVTSSNPVAGGVTIGAGVGPTKIKHVVGVAKAYTTRVGDGPFPTELHDEIGDRIREVGREYGTTTGRPRRVGWFDSVVVRHARRVSGITDLSLNSIDVLTGIETLKICVAYRYKGKVIEEFPASLKVLAECEPIYEELPGWSEDITGVKSLDELPVNARHYVERISQLTGIPLSIFSVGPDRSQTNVVRSVYA
- the rplI gene encoding 50S ribosomal protein L9, with protein sequence MKVIFLKDVKGKGKKGEIKNVADGYANNFLFKQGLAIEATPANIKALEAQKRKEQRQAEEELAKAKQLKEKLEQITVELSAKAGEGGRLFGSITSKQIAEALQSQHQIKIDKRKIELDDAIRSLGYTNVPVKLHPEVTATLKVHVTEQK
- the dnaB gene encoding replicative DNA helicase; the protein is MNDLFSERIPPQSIEAEQAVLGAIFLDPSALTLASEILIPEDFYRASHQKIFHAMLRVADKGEPVDLVTVTAELADTQQLEEVGGVSYLSELADAVPTAANVEYYARIVEEKSVLRRLIRTATSIAQDGYTREDEVDVLLDEAEQKIMEISQRKHSGAFKNIKDVLVQTYDNIEMLHNRKGEVTGIPTGFTELDRMTSGFQRSDFIIVAARPSVGKTAFALNIAQNVATKTNENVAIFSLEMSAQQLVMRMLCAEGNINAQNLRTGRLTPEDWGKLTMAMGSLSNAGIYIDDTPSVRVSDIRAKCRRLKQESGLGMVVIDYLQLIQGSGRNRENRQQEVSEISRSLKALARELEVPVIALSQLSRSVEQRQDKRPMMSDIRESGSIEQDADIVAFLYRDDYYNKDSENKNIIEIIIAKQRNGPVGTVQLAFIKEYNKFVNLERRFDDAQIPPGA